The following are encoded together in the Labrus mixtus chromosome 2, fLabMix1.1, whole genome shotgun sequence genome:
- the elmod2 gene encoding ELMO domain-containing protein 2, with the protein MLGYIWQYVYTSFLRYWLKWLIRQATGRCELQRICSGYKPGATRTAKTEYSLRSSKNKVLRGALETSKDQLEPCVDQILKEKSVKPQKDPLFRGSLHTCLFQITGYSSLFVSVEDVRKEVFDSENQEHEAMLLKLWDLLMPDVKLESRITKQWGDIGFQGDDPKTDFRGMGMLGLINLVFFSENYTEEARQVLSHANHPTLGYSYAIVGINLTEMAYSLMKSGALKPHFYNTVLGAPKLQDFHQLYCYLAYEFDKFWVSEEPESIMHFNQYREKFHDIVKTHLQDPDVSLALTVSQN; encoded by the exons ATGCTGGGGTATATCTGGCAGTATGTCTACACATCCTTTCTGAGATACTGGCTGAAGTGGCTCATCAGACAGGCAACAGGCAGATGTGAGCTGCAGAGAATATGCTCTGGATACAAACCTGGGGCAACAAGGACAGCAAAAACAG AATATTCTCTCCGCTCCTCAAAGAACAAG gtgCTTAGAGGAGCTTTGGAAACCAGTAAGGATCAATTAGAGCCATGTGTGGATCAAATCCTGAAGGAGAAGAGTGTCAAACCCCAGAAAGACCCACT GTTTAGGGGAAGCCTGCACACCTGTCTGTTTCAGATAACAGGCTACAGCAGTCTGTTTGTATCCGTGGAAGATGTTAGAAAGGAAGTCTTCGACTCTGAGAACCAAGAGCATGAGGCCATGCTGTTGAAG CTGTGGGATCTGTTGATGCCAGACGTCAAACTGGAGTCAAGGATAACCAAACAGTGGGGAGACATTGGATTCCAAGGAGACGACCCGAAAACCGACTTCAGAGGAATGGGCATGCTTGGGCTAATCAACCTTGT TTTTTTCAGCGAAAACTACACAGAAGAGGCTCGTCAGGTGCTGTCGCATGCAAACCATCCTACACTGGG GTATTCGTATGCCATTGTTGGGATCAACTTGACCGAGATGGCCTACAGCCTCATGAAAAGTGGTGCTTTGAAACCCcatttctacaacacagttctTGGCGCACCAAAGCTCCAGGACTTTCATCAGCTGtact GTTATCTGGCATATGAATTTGATAAATTCTGGGTGTCAGAAGAACCAGAGAGCATTATGCATTTCAACCAGTACAGAGAAAAATTCCACGACATAGTGAAGACACATCTACAGGACCCTGATGTTTCCCTCGCATTGACTGTCTCTCAAAACTAA
- the gprin3b gene encoding G protein-regulated inducer of neurite outgrowth 3 → MGTNPKRTVTVQMVPQLAVVDTLGNKEPNANWTKEPNLKLSLTASPTNTLKTASTGGEPVSSTVSDKPATSNGNKTESENGKSGEKQIPDPSLGGGESGDDRRDSNANMKMLSPTDEKDICKGAVSSALSASKADMLTNDCRIKGLSAAEENCAQTTSSTNAPAQEERTKQVSPNKNLNNTCELRHNAEEPQQDTKGSLPAQKNKDTAVQQKPKETDHPHSCSKSSLSPQQMSKTIQNTETSVAPLSTNNDAEARFSNKNSTATHSEKDLTPAKKPQVSSDKHQQVSSQTASSALPQDTKNMAALRQVAEESSPKNPAVCEGQQQPCKQYREAATMTSSLSPTPVKQRQDMEVQAVANTCSKSVATSPSLLPFNVARRLSGSASEEAQTLAVVYNADGNVGLHHMNMSNVLALPNDSRSERFTVEAEMCPNQNASVVFNSDALSDKRLEAKPKDPGSSLCNTQPVYQINIEHSNLKEQGQIGNSQNKASVVKTASAEDPSLKAGVPPETVSAIKSGSADRNNEALSQAAVSTKPNQALPTTTATTTNTTSKSAPAKNKAGRPEEKDKDGGKSRAKEGKSKQKIKPEKKEKEDDQSANEKGKSVHDVVWDEQGMTWEVYGASVDPESLGFAIQSHLQCKIKEQERKLVARTSIRKSVSGVDSPQKGKKNKRRQQNIFRSMLRNVRRPNCCARPPPSSVLE, encoded by the coding sequence ATGGGAACTAACCCAAAAAGGACAGTGACAGTCCAGATGGTGCCTCAGCTGGCCGTGGTGGACACGCTGGGCAACAAGGAGCCCAACGCCAACTGGACTAAAGAGCCCAACCTCAAACTGTCTCTGACTGCTTCTCCCACTAACACCCTAAAAACAGCTTCCACGGGGGGTGAACCAGTTAGCAGCACTGTGTCAGACAAACCAGCGACTTCTAatggaaacaaaacagaatctGAAAATGGGAAAAGTGGAGAAAAACAGATACCTGACCCGTCTCTAGGTGGGGGTGAGTCCGGAGACGACCGGAGGGATTCTAACGCCAATATGAAAATGTTAAGCCCGACTGATGAGAAGGATATCTGTAAGGGCGCTGTGTCGTCTGCTCTTTCGGCGTCAAAGGCCGACATGCTTACCAATGACTGCAGAATAAAAGGGCTAAGTGCGGCTGAGGAGAACTGTGCACAGACGACATCCTCGACAAATGCTCCAGCACAAGAGGAAAGAACAAAACAGGTTTCTCCCAATAAAAACCTCAACAATACCTGTGAGTTAAGACATAATGCAGAAGAACCACAGCAGGATACAAAAGGGAGTTTACCAGCTCAGAAAAACAAGGACACTGCTGTTCAACAGAAACCTAAAGAGACCGATCATCCACATAGCTGCTCAAAAAGCTCTCTCAGTCCACAGCAGATGtctaaaacaatacaaaacacgGAAACATCTGTAGCCCCGCTTAGTACAAACAACGATGCAGAAGCCAGATTCTCGAACAAGAATTCCACTGCAACACACTCAGAGAAAGATTTAACCCCGGCAAAGAAACCACAAGTCTCCTCAGATAAACATCAGCAAGTGTCGTCGCAGAcagcctcctctgctctgcctcAGGATACAAAAAACATGGCCGCGCTCAGACAGGTGGCCGAAGAATCAAGCCCGAAAAACCCAGCTGTCTGTGAAGGGCAGCAGCAGCCCTGCAAGCAGTACAGGGAAGCTGCTACGATGACCTCATCCCTGTCCCCCACCCCGGTCAAGCAGCGTCAAGATATGGAGGTTCAAGCAGTGGCAAATACGTGCAGTAAGAGTGTGGCCACAAGTCCGAGCTTGCTGCCCTTCAATGTGGCTCGCAGGCTGAGTGGTAGCGCGAGCGAAGAAGCGCAGACCCTGGCTGTAGTCTATAACGCTGACGGAAATGTGGGACTACATCATATGAACATGAGTAATGTATTAGCACTTCCAAACGATTCCAGGTCAGAGAGATTCACAGTGGAGGCAGAGATGTGCCCAAACCAGAACGCGAGTGTGGTCTTTAACTCGGATGCTTTGTCGGACAAAAGGCTGGAAGCAAAGCCTAAAGACCCTGGGTCATCTCTCTGCAACACTCAGCCCGTTTATCAAATCAACATTGAACACAGCAACCTCAAGGAACAAGGACAGATAGGTAACTCCCAGAATAAAGCATCTGTAGTAAAAACAGCCTCTGCGGAAGATCCTTCTCTCAAAGCGGGAGTGCCCCCAGAGACAGTCAGTGCTATCAAGTCTGGATCTGCTGACAGAAACAATGAAGCGCTGTCTCAGGCTGCTGTTTCAACCAAGCCCAACCAGGCCCTGCCAaccacaacagcaacaacaacaaacaccacATCAAAGTCAGCACCCGCTAAAAACAAAGCTGGACGTCCTGAGGAAAAGGATAAAGATGGAGGTAAAAGCCGGGCGAAGGAGGggaaatcaaaacagaagataaaaccggagaaaaaggagaaagaggatgaCCAGTCAGCGAACGAGAAAGGGAAGAGCGTGCATGATGTCGTCTGGGATGAACAAGGGATGACTTGGGAGGTGTACGGGGCCTCTGTGGACCCAGAATCTCTTGGTTTTGCCATTCAGAGCCACCTGCAGTGCAAAATCAAGGAGCAAGAGAGGAAACTGGTAGCCCGGACCTCGATCAGGAAGTCGGTGTCTGGGGTCGACTCGCCGCAAAAAGGCAAGAAGAACAAAAGGAGGcagcagaacattttcaggTCAATGCTGCGAAATGTCAGACGGCCCAACTGCTGCGCgcgcccccctccctcctctgtcctcgAGTAG